A genomic window from Companilactobacillus alimentarius DSM 20249 includes:
- a CDS encoding phosphoglycerate kinase, with protein MAKLIVSDVDVKGKKVLMRVDFNVPIKDGVVGDTNRIVGAIPTIKYVSEHGGKVILLSHLGRIKSDEDKKALSLKPVAAKLQELSGMPVEFVPTNEGKELEDAINDLKDGQILLMENTRFQDIDNDFGKRESKNDPKLGEYWASLGDVFINDAFGTAHRSHASNVGISTAMKAAGKPVAAGFLMEKEIKFLGNAVDNPVHPFVTILGGAKVSDKIGVIENLIPKSDHILIGGGMAYTFLAAQGHKIGKSLFEADKVDLAKDLLQKAGDKIVLPVDHIVAKEFSNDAEATTTDGVDIPDDEMALDIGPKTVKLFQDKLNGAKTVVWNGPMGAFEMSKFAEGTLEVGRAMGNLTDAITIVGGGDSTAAAKSLGIADKLTHISTGGGASLEYLEGKTLPGIDSISNK; from the coding sequence ATGGCTAAACTTATTGTTTCTGACGTTGACGTAAAAGGCAAAAAAGTCTTGATGCGTGTAGATTTCAACGTTCCTATTAAAGATGGTGTTGTCGGCGATACTAACCGTATCGTTGGTGCTATCCCAACAATCAAATATGTTTCAGAACATGGTGGAAAGGTTATCTTGCTATCTCACTTGGGTCGTATTAAGAGTGACGAAGACAAGAAAGCTTTATCATTGAAGCCTGTTGCTGCTAAACTTCAAGAATTAAGCGGTATGCCTGTAGAGTTCGTACCAACTAACGAAGGTAAAGAACTTGAAGATGCTATCAACGATCTTAAAGACGGTCAAATCCTATTGATGGAAAACACTCGTTTCCAAGATATTGATAACGACTTTGGCAAACGTGAAAGCAAGAACGATCCTAAACTTGGCGAATACTGGGCATCACTTGGTGACGTATTTATCAACGATGCTTTCGGTACAGCCCACAGAAGCCATGCTTCAAACGTTGGTATCTCAACAGCTATGAAGGCTGCTGGTAAGCCCGTTGCTGCTGGTTTCTTAATGGAAAAGGAAATCAAGTTCTTAGGTAACGCCGTTGACAATCCTGTACACCCATTCGTAACAATCCTTGGTGGTGCAAAGGTTTCAGATAAGATCGGTGTTATTGAAAACTTAATTCCAAAATCAGACCACATCTTAATCGGTGGTGGTATGGCATACACATTCTTAGCTGCTCAAGGCCACAAGATTGGTAAGTCACTATTCGAAGCTGACAAAGTTGATCTAGCTAAAGACCTCCTTCAAAAAGCTGGAGACAAGATTGTCCTTCCTGTAGACCACATCGTTGCTAAAGAATTCTCAAATGACGCAGAAGCAACAACTACTGACGGCGTTGACATTCCCGATGACGAAATGGCTCTTGATATTGGACCTAAGACAGTTAAATTGTTCCAAGACAAATTAAATGGTGCAAAGACTGTTGTATGGAATGGACCAATGGGTGCTTTCGAAATGAGCAAGTTTGCTGAAGGTACACTAGAAGTTGGACGTGCTATGGGTAACTTAACAGATGCTATCACAATTGTTGGTGGTGGTGATTCTACTGCTGCTGCTAAGAGTCTTGGTATTGCTGATAAGTTGACACACATCTCAACTGGTGGTGGTGCTTCACTTGAATACCTTGAAGGTAAGACATTGCCTGGTATCGATTCAATCTCAAATAAATAA
- the tpiA gene encoding triose-phosphate isomerase, with the protein MRTPIIAGNWKMNKNPKETQEFLDGIKGKLPESGVETIIGAPAIDLTTLVAGAKGTPLKTAAENSYFEDAGAFTGETSPKALDEMGLDYVIIGHSERRQYFGETDEDINKKALAILKNNMLPIICCGETLEQREAGKAEDWVTGQIENAVKGISAADLAKSVIAYEPIWAIGTGKTATADQAQEMVHVIREKIASLYDNDTADKVRILYGGSVKPANVKELMAKEDIDGGLVGGASMDPESFIALANFNK; encoded by the coding sequence ATGCGTACACCTATTATTGCGGGTAACTGGAAGATGAACAAAAATCCTAAAGAAACCCAAGAATTTTTAGACGGTATCAAAGGTAAGTTACCAGAATCTGGCGTAGAAACAATTATTGGTGCTCCAGCCATTGATCTTACAACACTTGTTGCAGGAGCTAAGGGCACACCATTAAAGACAGCTGCTGAAAACTCATACTTTGAAGATGCTGGTGCATTCACTGGTGAAACTTCACCTAAAGCACTTGACGAAATGGGTCTTGACTATGTAATCATTGGTCACTCAGAAAGAAGACAATACTTCGGTGAAACTGATGAAGACATCAACAAGAAAGCTCTTGCTATCTTGAAGAACAACATGTTGCCAATCATTTGCTGTGGTGAAACACTAGAACAACGTGAAGCTGGAAAAGCAGAAGACTGGGTAACTGGTCAAATCGAAAATGCCGTTAAAGGTATTTCTGCTGCTGACTTAGCTAAGTCAGTTATCGCTTACGAACCAATCTGGGCTATCGGTACTGGTAAGACTGCTACTGCTGATCAAGCACAAGAAATGGTTCACGTAATCCGTGAAAAGATTGCTAGCTTGTACGATAATGACACAGCTGACAAAGTACGTATTCTTTACGGTGGTTCTGTAAAACCTGCTAACGTTAAAGAATTGATGGCTAAAGAAGATATTGATGGTGGACTTGTTGGTGGTGCATCAATGGATCCAGAATCATTTATTGCCTTGGCTAACTTCAATAAATAA
- the gap gene encoding type I glyceraldehyde-3-phosphate dehydrogenase, which yields MTTKVGINGFGRIGRLAFRRIAALQAAGKTDLEVVAINDLTSPAMLAHLLKYDTAHGNFEIDKITAEDAAIVVDGKKIPVYAEMNAADLKWVANDGVDIVLECTGFYTSADKAQAHLDAGAKRVLISAPSGDMPTVVYGVNDDILTNDVKIASAGSCTTNCLAPLANAVNKEFSIKAGTMTTIHAYTATQKLQDGPERKGNVRAARAAAANIIPHSTGAAKALGLVVPELKGKLDGHAQRVPVITGSVTELVATLDKEVTVDEVNDAIKKYTDNNPSFGYNDDQIVSSDVIGTSFGSIFDPTQTQIVGKGDAQVVKTVAWYDNESGFTAQMVRTLEKFATLD from the coding sequence AAGCAGCTGGCAAAACAGATTTGGAAGTTGTTGCAATTAACGATTTAACTTCACCTGCTATGCTTGCACACTTGTTGAAGTATGATACTGCTCATGGTAACTTCGAAATTGACAAGATCACTGCTGAAGATGCAGCTATCGTTGTTGATGGTAAGAAGATTCCTGTATATGCTGAAATGAACGCTGCAGACCTTAAATGGGTTGCAAACGACGGTGTTGACATCGTTCTTGAATGTACTGGATTCTACACATCTGCTGACAAGGCCCAAGCTCACTTGGATGCCGGTGCAAAACGTGTATTGATCTCAGCTCCATCAGGTGACATGCCTACAGTTGTTTATGGCGTTAACGACGACATTCTAACAAATGACGTTAAGATCGCTTCAGCTGGTTCATGTACAACAAACTGTCTTGCACCTCTAGCAAATGCTGTAAACAAAGAATTCAGCATTAAAGCTGGTACAATGACAACAATCCATGCTTACACAGCTACACAAAAACTTCAAGATGGTCCAGAACGTAAAGGTAATGTTCGTGCTGCACGTGCTGCTGCTGCAAACATCATCCCTCATTCAACTGGTGCTGCTAAGGCTCTTGGTCTTGTTGTTCCAGAACTTAAAGGTAAACTTGACGGACATGCACAACGTGTACCTGTTATCACAGGTTCAGTTACTGAATTAGTTGCAACTCTTGACAAAGAAGTTACAGTTGATGAAGTAAACGATGCAATCAAGAAGTATACTGACAACAACCCTTCATTCGGTTACAACGATGACCAAATCGTATCATCAGATGTTATCGGTACATCATTTGGTTCAATCTTTGACCCAACACAAACACAAATTGTTGGTAAGGGTGACGCCCAAGTTGTAAAGACTGTTGCTTGGTATGACAACGAATCAGGATTTACAGCACAAATGGTTCGTACACTTGAAAAGTTTGCTACATTAGACTAA